A genome region from Apus apus isolate bApuApu2 chromosome 2, bApuApu2.pri.cur, whole genome shotgun sequence includes the following:
- the SERPINB5 gene encoding serpin B5: MTMDALQLANTAFAVDMFKKICEKDKTANIIFAPLCTSTSLALAYKATKGDTADQMKQVLHLQDVKDVSFGFQTVTSDVSKLSSFFALKMVKRLFVDKSLNPTTDFVNSTKRPFPSELELVEFKEKTEETRQKINKSLSELTDGKMESILNESSISDQTQILLVNAAYFVTNWMKKFPEAEIKECPFKVNKTETKPVQMMNLEATFCLGYVKELNVAILELPCLNKHISMLILLPKEIEDETTGLEQLAKALTPETLLQWTNPSMMANTKVNVFLPKFSVESDHDLKPLLESLGMTNVFNESASDFSEMCETKGVVLSKIIHKVSLEVNEQGGDSREVPGYRILQHKDEFKADHPFIFLFRHNKTRNIILLGQFCSP, translated from the exons atGACGATGGATGCTCTGCAACTAGCAAACACTGCTTTTGCAGTTGATATGTTCAAAAAAATATGTGAGAAGGACAAAACAGCCAATATTATTTTTGCCCCACTGTGTACCTCAACATCTCTGGCTCTGGCATATAAAGCTACGAAAGGTGATACTGCAGACCAGATGAAACAG GTACTCCACTTACAAGATGTCAAAGATGTGTCTTTTGGGTTTCAAACAGTAACTTCAGATGTTTCCAAACTCAGCTCTTTCTTTGCACTGAAAATGGTCAAACGGCTCTTTGTAGACAAGTCTCTCAATCCTACCACA GACTTTGTCAACTCCACAAAGAGGCCTTTTCCATCTGAACTGGAATTAGTGGAGTTCAAAGAAAAAACTGAGGAAACCCGACAAAAGATCAACAAATCTCTTTCAGAGCTAACAGATG GCAAAATGGAGAGTATTTTGAATGAGAGTAGCATAAGTGACCAGACTCAGATCCTCCTAGTTAATGCAGCTTATTTTGTCACAAACTGGATGAAGAAGTTCCCAGAGGCAGAGATCAAAGAATGTCCTTTTAAAGTCAACAAG ACTGAGACTAAACCAGTGCAAATGATGAACCTCGAAGCTACTTTTTGCCTGGGCTATGTAAAAGAATTAAATGTTGCCATCCTTGAGCTTCCATGCCTTAACAAACATATAAGCATGCTCATTCTGCTGCCCAAAGAGATTGAAGATGAGACCACTGGCTTGGAAcag CTGGCAAAGGCACTTACTCCTGAGACATTATTACAGTGGACCAATCCTAGCATGATGGCCAACACCAAAGTGAATGTATTTCTTCCAAAGTTTAGCGTGGAAAGTGATCATGACCTTAAGCCACTTCTGGAAAGCTTGGGAATGACAAATGTCTTCAATGAGAGCGCGTCAGATTTCTCTGAGATGTGTGAGACAAAAGGTGTGGTTTTGTCAAAAATCATCCATAAAGTATCTTTGGAAGTAAATGAACAAGGTGGCGATTCCCGAGAAGTACCAGGATATCGGATTCTGCAACACAAAGATGAATTTAAAGCCGACCACCCATTTATCTTTCTGTTTAGGCACAACAAAACTCGCAACATAATTCTTTTGGGCCAGTTCTGTTCCCCTTAA